From the genome of Vibrio porteresiae DSM 19223, one region includes:
- the serB gene encoding phosphoserine phosphatase, with translation MDAFKTLPIKKHPSLIQRFPETRIVNPIERKRANWIVFGEHLAPQLFIDLDFYAREKHAILDIWQVGPYEVALMSGDLDADKEAILQELKIEYANIHDVPDLTQPGLIVMDMDSTAIQIECIDEIAKLAGVGDEVSAVTERAMQGELDFEQSLRLRVSKLKDAEQSILDEVRSGIPFMPDLGEMVTTLQQFGWKTAIASGGFTYFSDHLKERLNLDFAQSNVLEIVNGKLTGQVLGGVVSAQTKADILQQLTAQYGIEAHNTVAIGDGANDLVMMAAAGLGIAYHAKPKVYAKAQASIRYIGLGGVLCILSAGLVKRQKLSWQAKP, from the coding sequence ATGGACGCTTTTAAGACTTTACCTATAAAAAAACATCCCTCTCTTATTCAACGGTTTCCTGAAACTCGAATTGTTAACCCTATCGAGCGCAAACGAGCCAATTGGATTGTCTTTGGTGAACACTTAGCGCCTCAACTGTTTATTGACCTCGATTTTTACGCGCGAGAAAAGCACGCCATTTTAGATATTTGGCAAGTTGGCCCTTATGAAGTAGCGTTGATGTCTGGTGATTTGGATGCGGACAAAGAAGCCATTCTGCAAGAACTGAAAATTGAGTATGCCAATATCCATGATGTTCCAGACCTAACTCAGCCGGGGCTGATTGTGATGGATATGGATTCGACTGCGATTCAGATTGAATGTATCGATGAAATTGCAAAATTGGCCGGAGTGGGCGACGAAGTGTCTGCTGTGACCGAACGGGCCATGCAAGGTGAGCTTGATTTTGAGCAGAGCTTACGTTTGCGCGTCAGCAAACTTAAAGACGCAGAACAAAGCATTCTTGATGAGGTTCGTTCAGGCATTCCTTTCATGCCAGATCTTGGTGAGATGGTGACAACACTGCAGCAGTTTGGGTGGAAAACAGCGATTGCTTCCGGTGGGTTTACCTATTTTTCCGATCATCTTAAAGAGCGCTTAAATCTCGACTTTGCCCAGTCAAACGTTCTAGAAATTGTGAATGGCAAGCTGACGGGGCAAGTATTAGGCGGTGTGGTGTCTGCGCAAACCAAAGCGGATATCTTGCAGCAATTGACTGCTCAATATGGCATTGAAGCGCATAACACCGTTGCTATTGGTGATGGCGCTAATGATCTGGTAATGATGGCCGCTGCGGGTTTAGGGATCGCTTATCATGCAAAGCCTAAAGTCTATGCCAAAGCGCAAGCGTCCATTCGTTATATTGGCCTAGGCGGTGTGCTGTGTATTTTATCTGCTGGGTTGGTAAAACGTCAGAAACTCAGTTGGCAAGCGAAACCGTAA